One genomic region from Phragmites australis chromosome 1, lpPhrAust1.1, whole genome shotgun sequence encodes:
- the LOC133920461 gene encoding galactinol--sucrose galactosyltransferase-like, which yields MASFCSLAAVCEDLPKQAFGFGKISSSEEYASSCVIGRGSQSESDSSGFKTPMIRRYPNANSSILPPAKVKVVAPKLSPGLQRTMEDLAVDKIVNNGVGLVDPQSAHELYEGLHSHLKASGIDGVKVDVIHLLEMLCEEYGGRVELAKAYFSGLTASVRRHFGGNGVIASMEHCNDFMLLGTEAVALGRVGDDFWCTDPSGDPNGTFWLQGCHMVHCAYNSLWMGHFIHPDWDMFQSTHPCASFHAASRAVSGGPVYVSDAVGQHNFALLRRLALPDGTILRCEGYALPTRDCLFRDPLHDGRTMLKIWNVNRFAGVVGVFNCQGGGWSPEARRNKCASESSVPVTARASPADVEWKSGTSPGVNVKGVSQFAVYKVEAKKLQLLRPDEGVELTLEPFTHELLVVAPVRVISPERAIKFAPIGLANMLNTGGAVQAFETEKGAAGAVTVEVAVKGAGEMVAYSSASPKSCMVNGEEVEFAYKDGMVIVDVPWSGSSSNLCRVEYVY from the exons ATGGCCTCCTTCTGTAGTCTTGCAGCAGTTTGTGAGGACCTGCCGAAGCAAGCCTTTGGGTTTGGCAAAATTTCCTCCTCGGAGGAGTATGCTAGCTCGTGTGTGATAGGAAGGGGTTCCCAGTCGGAGTCTGATTCTTCGGGGTTCAAGACCCCGATG ATTCGGCGTTACCCGAACGCTAACTCTTCCATCCTGCCGCCGGCCAAGGTCAAGGTCGTGGCGCCCAAGCTCTCCCCCGGGCTGCAGCGCACCATGGAGGACCTCGCCGTCGACAAGATCGTCAACAACGGCGTCGGGCTCGTCGACCCCCAGAGCGCCCACGAGCTCTACGAGGGACTGCACTCCCACCTCAAGGCCTCCGGCATCGACGGCGTCAAGGTTGACGTCATTCAC TTGCTGGAGATGCTGTGCGAGGAGTACGGTGGGCGCGTGGAGCTGGCCAAGGCCTATTTCAGCGGTCTGACGGCGTCGGTGCGCCGCCACTTCGGCGGCAACGGCGTGATCGCGAGCATGGAGCACTGCAACGACTTCATGCTGCTGGGCACGGAGGCGGTGGCGCTGGGCCGCGTCGGTGACGACTTCTGGTGCACGGACCCCTCCGGCGACCCCAACGGCACCTTCTGGTTGCAGGGCTGCCACATGGTTCACTGCGCCTACAACTCGCTCTGGATGGGACACTTCATCCACCCGGACTGGGACATGTTCCAGTCCACGCACCCCTGCGCCTCCTTCCACGCCGCCTCCCGCGCCGTCTCCGGCGGGCCCGTCTACGTCAGCGACGCCGTGGGCCAGCACAACTTCGCGCTGCTCCGCCGCCTGGCGCTCCCCGACGGCACCATCCTCCGGTGCGAGGGCTACGCGCTGCCCACACGCGACTGCCTCTTCAGGGACCCGCTCCACGATGGCCGGACCATGCTCAAGATCTGGAACGTCAACAGGTTCGCCGGCGTCGTCGGCGTGTTCAACTGCCAGGGCGGCGGGTGGAGCCCCGAGGCGCGGCGGAACAAGTGCGCCTCGGAGTCCTCCGTGCCCGTCACGGCGCGCGCCTCGCCGGCGGACGTCGAGTGGAAAAGCGGGACGAGCCCGGGCGTCAACGTGAAGGGCGTCTCCCAGTTCGCCGTGTACAAGGTCGAGGCCAAGAAGCTGCAGCTCCTGCGCCCCGACGAGGGCGTGGAGCTCACGCTCGAACCCTTCACCCACgagctcctcgtcgtcgccccCGTGCGCGTCATCTCGCCCGAGCGGGCAATCAAGTTCGCGCCCATCGGGCTCGCCAACATGCTCAACACAGGCGGTGCCGTGCAGGCCTTCGAGACCGAGAAAGGGGCGGCCGGCGCCGTGACGGTAGAGGTGGCCGTGAAGGGCGCGGGGGAGATGGTGGCGTACTCGTCGGCGAGCCCCAAGTCCTGCATGGTGAACGGTGAGGAGGTCGAGTTCGCGTACAAGGATGGCATGGTCATCGTCGACGTGC
- the LOC133912192 gene encoding galactinol--sucrose galactosyltransferase-like, which produces MAPNLSKATADHGHLADAVAVEGVKPSRFTLKGKNLAVDGHPFLLDAPANIHLTPASALVSAADAAGGGSFLGFDVPAAKSRHVVPVGKLRDIRFMSIFRFKVWWTTHWVGDNGRDVENETQMMVLDRSESAGRPYVLLLPIIEGSFRACLESGKVEDYVDLCVESGSSMVTGSVFRSALYLHAGDDPFELVKEAVKVVRAHLGTFRMMEEKTPPPIVDKFGWCTWDAFYLKVHPEGVWEGVRRLAEGGCPPGLVLIDDGWQSICHDEDDPNSGAEGMNRTSAGEQMPCRLIKFQENHKFRGYKQGGMGEFVREMKATFPTVEQVYVWHALCGYWGGLRPGAPGLPPAKVVAPKLSPGLQRTMEDLAVDKIVNNGVGLVDPQSAHELYEGLHSHLKASGIDGVKVDVIHLLEMLCEEYGGRVELAKAYFSGLTASVRRHFGGNGVIASMEHCNDFMLLGTEAVALGRVGDDFWCTDPSGDPNGTFWLQGCHMVHCAYNSLWMGHFIHPDWDMFQSTHPCASFHAASRAVSGGPVYVSDAVGQHNFALLRRLALPDGTILRCEGYALPTRDCLFRDPLHDGRTMLKIWNVNRFAGVVGVFNCQGGGWSPEARRNKCASESSVPVTARASPADVEWKSGTSPGVNVKGVSQFAVYKVEAKKLQLLRPDEGVELTLEPFTHELLVVAPVRVISPERAIKFAPIGLANMLNTGGAVQAFETEKGAAGAVTVEVAVKGAGEMVAYSSASPKSCMVNGEEVEFAYKDGMVIVDVPWSGSSSNLCRVEYVY; this is translated from the exons ATGGCTCCCAACCTCAGCAAGGCCACGGCCGACCACGGCCACCTCGCAGACGCGGTCGCCGTCGAGGGCGTCAAGCCGTCGCGCTTCACCCTCAAGGGCAAGAACCTCGCCGTGGACGGACACCCTTTCCTGCTCGACGCGCCCGCCAACATCCACCTCACCCCGGCGTCAGCCCTCGTgtccgccgccgacgccgcgggCGGAGGCAGCTTCCTAGGCTTCGACGTGCCTGCGGCCAAGAGCCGGCACGTGGTGCCCGTCGGTAAGCTCCGCGACATACGGTTCATGAGCATTTTCCGTTTCAAGGTGTGGTGGACGACCCACTGGGTGGGCGACAACGGCAGGGACGTCGAGAACGAGACGCAGATGATGGTGCTCGACCGCTCGGAGTCGGCCGGCCGACCATacgtgctcctcctccccaTCATCGAGGGCTCCTTCCGGGCCTGCCTCGAGTCCGGGAAGGTGGAGGACTACGTGGACTTGTGCGTGGAGAGCGGGTCGTCCATGGTGACGGGCTCCGTGTTCCGGAGCGCCCTGTACCTgcacgccggcgacgacccgtTCGAGCTGGTGAAGGAGGCCGTGAAGGTGGTACGCGCCCACCTGGGGACGTTCCGGATGATGGAGGAGAAGACGCCTCCGCCAATCGTGGACAAGTTCGGATGGTGCACGTGGGACGCCTTCTACCTGAAGGTGCACCCGGAGGGCGTGTGGGAGGGCGTGCGGCGCCTGGCTGAGGGCGGGTGCCCGCCGGGACTAGTGCTCATCGACGACGGGTGGCAGTCCATCTGCCACGACGAGGACGACCCGAACAGCGGCGCAGAGGGCATGAACCGCACGTCGGCCGGCGAGCAGATGCCGTGCCGGCTGATAAAGTTCCAGGAGAACCACAAGTTCAGGGGCTACAAGCAGGGCGGCATGGGAGAGTTCGTGCGGGAGATGAAGGCCACGTTCCCGACAGTGGAGCAGGTGTACGTGTGGCACGCGCTGTGCGGGTACTGGGGCGGCCTCCGTCCCGGCGCGCCGGGCCTGCCGCCGGCCAAGGTCGTGGCGCCCAAGCTCTCCCCCGGGCTGCAGCGCACCATGGAGGACCTCGCCGTCGACAAGATCGTCAACAACGGCGTCGGGCTCGTCGACCCCCAGAGCGCCCACGAGCTCTACGAGGGACTGCACTCCCACCTCAAGGCCTCCGGCATCGACGGCGTCAAGGTTGACGTCATTCAC TTGCTGGAGATGCTGTGCGAGGAGTACGGTGGGCGCGTGGAGCTGGCCAAGGCCTATTTCAGCGGTCTGACGGCGTCGGTGCGCCGCCACTTCGGCGGCAACGGCGTGATCGCGAGCATGGAGCACTGCAACGACTTCATGCTGCTGGGCACGGAGGCGGTGGCGCTGGGCCGCGTCGGTGACGACTTCTGGTGCACGGACCCCTCCGGCGACCCCAACGGCACCTTCTGGTTGCAGGGCTGCCACATGGTTCACTGCGCCTACAACTCGCTCTGGATGGGACACTTCATCCACCCGGACTGGGACATGTTCCAGTCCACGCACCCCTGCGCCTCCTTCCACGCCGCCTCCCGCGCCGTCTCCGGCGGGCCCGTCTACGTCAGCGACGCCGTGGGCCAGCACAACTTCGCGCTGCTCCGCCGCCTGGCGCTCCCCGACGGCACCATCCTCCGGTGCGAGGGCTACGCGCTGCCCACACGCGACTGCCTCTTCAGGGACCCGCTCCACGATGGCCGGACCATGCTCAAGATCTGGAACGTCAACAGGTTCGCCGGCGTCGTCGGCGTGTTCAACTGCCAGGGCGGCGGGTGGAGCCCCGAGGCGCGGCGGAACAAGTGCGCCTCGGAGTCCTCCGTGCCCGTCACGGCGCGCGCCTCGCCGGCGGACGTCGAGTGGAAAAGCGGGACGAGCCCGGGCGTCAACGTGAAGGGCGTCTCCCAGTTCGCCGTGTACAAGGTCGAGGCCAAGAAGCTGCAGCTCCTGCGCCCCGACGAGGGCGTGGAGCTCACGCTCGAACCCTTCACCCACgagctcctcgtcgtcgccccCGTGCGCGTCATCTCGCCCGAGCGGGCAATCAAGTTCGCGCCCATCGGGCTCGCCAACATGCTCAACACAGGCGGTGCCGTGCAGGCCTTCGAGACCGAGAAAGGGGCGGCCGGCGCCGTGACGGTAGAGGTGGCCGTGAAGGGCGCGGGGGAGATGGTGGCGTACTCGTCGGCGAGCCCCAAGTCCTGCATGGTGAACGGTGAGGAGGTCGAGTTCGCGTACAAGGATGGCATGGTCATCGTCGACGTGCCGTGGTCGGGGTCATCCTCTAATTTGTGTCGCGTCGAGTATGTCTACTGA